A genomic region of Anaerolineales bacterium contains the following coding sequences:
- a CDS encoding glycosyltransferase family 39 protein: MARRPSLTLEVAAYVLILVVAAWLRFGQLGSLPLNDFEARAALPAFELAQTGTTTLGAQPGYSLLTALTFSLSGSNEWLARLWPAVLGLALVALPYAWRNRLGRRTALVLALGLALDPGLVALSRLASGAMLALAGLLLAASAWAAGRHRLAGAFVGLGLLAAPAAYIGVLVALLVWAFFIRSALPKDALGPAALSLLAVMLLGSSLFFQFPGGFASVAAPLTEFVTGWLHPSGVAAGRVLFALVGYSAPTLLLGMWGALLAWRQGRRELQAASLLAAAALALILLYPGRQVADLIWVLVPLWLLAASVIASSLQLPASEPQAAWGHFALMVVLLSFWVLSLARIPQLATLPEAVRPALFIAAGVVVLAAVVTLLVALGWSARAARDGLVWSLAVFCMLFALAGATRFGNPAAGQGAELWSPGAAAGQLGLLRDSLDALSLRATGQRQALSLELGSPSPALAWLGRQFAPPAQREEADLLLLPADVQEPARQRAYRGQSFTLSSSPAWQMLPTDVIAWWLYRQTPQQQETIILWAAADVLPHDVLTTSSGDFR; this comes from the coding sequence ATGGCGCGCCGCCCCTCCTTAACCCTTGAAGTTGCAGCCTACGTATTGATCCTTGTTGTGGCCGCCTGGCTGCGCTTCGGGCAACTGGGCAGCCTGCCGCTAAATGACTTTGAGGCCCGCGCTGCCTTGCCTGCCTTTGAGTTGGCCCAGACGGGCACAACTACTTTGGGGGCGCAACCGGGCTATAGCCTGCTGACCGCACTGACCTTCTCCCTGAGCGGTAGCAATGAATGGTTGGCACGCTTATGGCCGGCCGTGCTGGGCCTGGCGCTGGTGGCGCTGCCCTACGCGTGGCGCAACCGGCTGGGGCGGCGTACCGCCTTGGTGCTGGCGCTGGGCTTGGCCTTGGATCCGGGCCTGGTGGCGTTGTCGCGGCTGGCCTCCGGTGCCATGTTGGCCTTGGCGGGGCTGCTGTTGGCGGCTAGCGCCTGGGCGGCCGGGCGGCACAGGTTGGCTGGCGCTTTTGTGGGGCTGGGCTTGCTGGCCGCGCCGGCGGCATATATTGGCGTGCTGGTTGCCCTGCTGGTGTGGGCCTTCTTCATCAGAAGTGCACTGCCTAAGGATGCTTTGGGGCCGGCCGCGCTGAGCTTGCTGGCGGTAATGCTGTTGGGCAGCAGTCTGTTCTTTCAGTTTCCCGGCGGCTTCGCCAGTGTGGCCGCGCCGCTGACCGAATTCGTGACGGGCTGGCTGCACCCCAGTGGCGTTGCCGCGGGGCGCGTGCTGTTCGCGTTAGTTGGCTACAGCGCCCCCACCTTGCTCTTGGGCATGTGGGGGGCGCTGCTCGCCTGGCGCCAGGGGCGGCGTGAGCTGCAGGCTGCCAGTTTGTTGGCGGCGGCCGCGCTGGCGTTGATCTTGCTTTACCCTGGCCGGCAGGTGGCCGATCTGATCTGGGTATTGGTGCCCTTGTGGCTACTGGCCGCCTCCGTGATCGCCAGTAGCTTGCAACTGCCTGCTAGCGAACCGCAGGCCGCCTGGGGCCATTTCGCCTTGATGGTGGTGCTGCTCAGTTTTTGGGTGCTCTCGTTGGCGCGCATTCCGCAACTGGCCACGCTGCCAGAGGCGGTGCGGCCGGCGCTGTTTATCGCCGCCGGCGTGGTGGTGCTAGCGGCGGTGGTGACCTTGCTGGTGGCGCTGGGCTGGTCTGCCCGCGCGGCGCGTGACGGCCTGGTGTGGAGCCTGGCCGTGTTTTGCATGCTGTTCGCGCTGGCGGGGGCCACGCGCTTTGGCAACCCCGCGGCCGGCCAGGGCGCCGAGCTTTGGTCGCCAGGGGCAGCGGCGGGCCAATTGGGCTTGCTGCGCGATAGCCTGGATGCACTCTCACTACGCGCCACGGGGCAACGCCAGGCGTTGAGCCTGGAGCTGGGTAGCCCCAGCCCGGCGCTGGCCTGGCTGGGCCGCCAATTCGCGCCGCCAGCGCAGCGCGAGGAGGCAGACTTGCTGCTCCTGCCGGCCGATGTGCAGGAACCGGCGCGCCAGCGCGCCTACCGCGGGCAGAGCTTTACCCTTTCCAGCTCCCCGGCCTGGCAGATGCTGCCTACGGATGTGATCGCGTGGTGGCTCTACCGCCAGACGCCGCAGCAGCAGGAAACCATCATTCTATGGGCGGCAGCCGATGTGCTGCCGCATGACGTGCTTACTACTTCCAGTGGAGACTTTCGCTAA